The following DNA comes from Winogradskyella sp. PG-2.
GTTACCGTTATTACCATCACTTACTTGTGTTGCATCCACCCCATCATTAGCAAATTCACCTACCTGAAAAACCTCACCTCCTATGGTGTATTGAAATGCAACAGCTAAGACTTCATCATTAAGCAATCTTTGATTTAATGATATATATCCTAATTCTGTGTTTAACACATATTCTTGTCCTTCTCTTAATTTTCTTGCAGCCTCAAGTTTACCATAGTCAAAGCCCTCATTTACTGCAACATTAATTCCTGATTCTACATTTGTAATATTTCTAACAGCTTCAGTTAATAAGGAACCTCCACCACCAATATTTGTTGGGTCAAAATCATTGTTTTTATTACTTGGCAATCCGCCTGGAATATTCACAAAACCAGCTGGTAATGGATCTAAACCGATATTCTCTATCTCAGATTCACCTAAATCTTGAAGAGCAACTATATTTCTTACATTCTCTGTTTGATTGTTTCTATTAGTAACCCAAACCTCAACTCTTGTAATCTGTAATCCTTGATTATCTATAAAAGGATATTGTAATAAGGCCTTATCGTAATTATCTCTAAAGTATTGTGCTAAAAAGTAGTGTCTATTTTCATCATAGTCTCTAGCAAAAAATTCAAACTCTTCAACGGTTCCTCCACCTTGTGCAGTTACAGATTTGGACTGAGATTGCTGTTCTGAAAATACTGCAGTTACTCTTGTTTTACCAAATTGTAATTCTGTCTTTACACCAAAAAGACTTTGTGCTCCAGTAATTAAGGAGCTATTTAATGGCATATTTACATTACCGACTTCTATCTTACGGACGATATCATCTTCAGTTGGTGTATATTCTAATTTTACAAGTTGTTGAAAATCGAAGGTTGCTTCTGTATCGTAATTTGCTGTTACCTGAAGTCGCGTTCCTACTTTTCCTAATAAACTTAAACTGATTCTTTGGTCAAAATCAAATGTGAAATTTGTTCTATTCCTTGGAGAGAAAGCTGGGTTATCTTGCTTAGAAAATAGAACTCCCAAATCTACTTCTACAGAACCTTGTGGTATAACGTTAATAGTATTACCACCAAAAATAGTTTCAAATAATCCTGAATTGACATAAAATTCTGGTAATAAATTCTTTTGATCTTCCTCAGCCCCATCTTTCTGGCCAGCTGCAGCATCAGCCATTCGCTTATAATATTCTTTTAATTTCTCTTGTAAAACCAACTTCTGAAATTCTTCAGGTGTTAATATCAATGGATAATTAGTATTGAAATTTCCTATTTTCTCAGTATAGATATAGCGATCTAAAATAGGGTCATAAGTATATTTTGAAACAATACTAGTAGGATTTGGCATGTTAAGCTTTCCAAATGCAAATGTTGTTTTTGTAGAATCTTGCTCTTGCTCAGTTTCTTGCGCAGATAAAGAAGAACCTATCAGCATTATACATGCTATTACGCAATATAAACCTAATGATTTGAGTTGATTATAGTTAGTTTTATTCAATTGCATTATAAATTTTTAAGAGCTTCTTTAATAATTTGCTCTACAAGGGCATCTGGGTTGGCTTGTAAAATTCTATCCACAACTTTTTCAGATTGCTTTTTATTAAATCCTAAAACATCTAAAGCAGATAACGCTTCATCTTTATTCGTATTGTTTGGTAATAAAGAAAGTTCGTCAATACCATAAACTTTTAATACTTTATCTTTTAAATCAATAATAACACGTTGAGCGGTTTTAGCTCCTATACCTTTAACACTCTGAATTAAAGCTACATCTGCACTAGCAATCCCATCTTTAACTTGATCTGGAGTCAAAGATGAAAGCATAGTTCTTGCTGTATTGGCACCAATACCACTAACTGAAATCAATAACTTAAATATTTCGCGTTCAATTTTAGATGAAAAACCATAAAGACTATGCGAATCTTCTCTTACTTGAAGATAGGTATATAATCGTAAATGTTCTCTATCAGGTATTTGAGAAAATGTATGTAGAGATATATTAATAAAATAACCTACACCATTGCAGTCAATCACAACATCTGTAGGATTTTTTTCAACAAGTTTCCCCTCTAAGTGAGTTATCATTTATAATGAATAGTTAGAAACCCAAATGTAATAAAATTATTTACATAAAAGAGTGTCGTCTATGACTAAGAAACTAACTATTTCTGCTGTTGTTTTTCACGTTCTTGGGCATCAATAACTGAAACTGCTGTCATATTTACAATTTCATCTACACTAGCTCCTAATTGTAAAATGTGAACTGGTTTTGCCATTCCCATCATAATCGGTCCAATAGATTCCGCTTTGTTAAGTTCTTTTAACAACTTATATGTAATATTTGCCGCATCTAAACTTGGGAATATTAGTGTATTTACTCTATGACCTGCTAGTTTTGAAAATGGAAAAATATCTTTAAGCATTTTAGAATTCAAAGCAAAATCAGTCTGTAATTCCCCATCAATAACCATTTCTGGATAAGCCTTGTGTAAATAATCAACAGCTTCTCCTACTTTTTTTGCTCGTGGATTCTCTGAAGATCCAAAATTAGAATACGATATCATTGCAGTAACTGGTTCAATTCCAAACATTTTAGTTACACGATATGTCATACGTGCAATTCTCGCTAAATCTTTTGCTGTAGGATCAATATTTATAGAAGTGTCACTCAAAAACATAGGACCTCTTTGAGTCATCATTACATTAGTTGTGGCTACTCTCGAAATTCCAGGCGCCATACCTATTAACTCCAACATTGGCTTCACAACCGTTGGATAACTTCGGGAATATCCAGTTACCAAACAATCTGCATCACCTTGATTGACCATCATTGCCGCATAGTAGTTACGCTCTCGCATTTTCTTTTCTGCAGAATAGATGGTTACACCTTGTCTTTTACGTTTTTCCCAATACGCTTTTGCATAACGATTTTTTCGTTCTAATTCTTCGTCAGATTTAGGATCTATAATTGGTACATCAGCATCGAATTCAATCTCTTTCATCAAATTGACAATTGTATCTCTTCGTCCTAATAGAATTGGATGAGCAAATCCTTCATCATGAGCAATCTGGGCAGCTTTAAGCACATTTAACTGATCTGCTTCTGCAAATACAACTCGTTTAGGGTTAGTGCGTGCTCTACCCAACAATTGTCGGACTAACTTATTATCTGAACCTAAACGTTCTAATAGTGAATCCTTGTAACGATCCCAATCGTCAATTGGCTCCTTAGCAACACCACTCTCCATAGCAGCTTTAGCTACTGCTGGTGGTACTTCTGCGATTAATCTAGGATCAAAAGGCTTAGGAATAATATAATCTCTTCCAAAAGTTAGGCGTGTTTCATTATATGCTAGGTTGACTTGTTCTGGCACAGGTTCTTTTGCTAATCTAGACAATGCTTTTACGGCTGCCATTTTCATAGCTTCGTTAATCTTGGTTGCTCTAACATCTAAAGCACCTCTAAAAATAAAAGGAAAGCCAAGTACATTATTTACTTGATTCGGATGATCACTTCGACCTGTTGCCATAATAATATCATCTCTCGTATCTAGAGCTAATTGATATTTTATTTCTGGGTTTGGATTAGCCATCGCAAAAACAATAGGGTTTTTCTCCATGGATTTCAGCATAGCAGGAGTCACAATATCTGCCATAGATAAGCCAATGAATACATCTGCTTTTTCCATAGCTTCATCTAGAGTATCAATTTTTCTATGCGTAGAAAATTCAGCTTTTTGAGACGTGAGATTTTCTCTATCTGACCTAATAATACCTTTACTATCTAGCATTACAATGTTTTCACGCTTGGCTCCGCAAGCTTGATACAATCGTGTACATGAAATTGCAGCAGCACCAGCACCACTTACGACTATTCTTACCTCATCTATTTTCTTTTTAGCTATTTCTAGTGCATTCATCAATGCTGCTGCTGATATTATTGCTGTACCATGTTGATCATCATGCATTACAGGAATATCTAATTCTTCTTTGAGTCGACGTTCTATTTCAAACGCTTCTGGAGCTTTAATGTCCTCTAAATTAATACCCCCAAAAGTCGGAGCAATATTCTTCACTGTTTCAATAAATGTATCAATATCCTCAGTATCAACTTCGATATCAAACACGTCAATATCAGCAAAGATTTTAAATAGCAATCCTTTTCCTTCCATCACTGGTTTAGAAGCTTCAGGACCAATATTACCTAGTCCTAAAACTGCTGTTCCATTAGAGATTACAGCTACTAGATTTCCTTTAGCAGTATATTTATAAACATTCTCAACCTCTTTTTCAATTTCTAAACATGGTTCTGCAACACCAGGAGAATAGGCTAAGGATAAATCGCGTTGTGAGGCATACTTTTTAGTAGGCACCACTTTTATCTTACCTGGTGTTGGTTTTGCATGATATACCAAGGCTTCTATACGCTTGCTTTGTTTGCTCATAATCAAAATTAATTAAGTTTCAAAAATACAAATATTAAGCTCTATACATGCCAATTTGAATTTGAATGATACGAATATTAAATTTTAATTCTCTTTAACAGATTTATTCAAAATTTCTATGTTAATTGAGAATATATAAATCAATATATTAATGAAAAACCTTCTTTTATTAGCTTTCGTTCTCTTTAACCTTGCTGCCAATGCTCAAAAATCCAGGAAATTTAAATTAGTAGATGAGGATAATAGAAAAGTAATTCCGTTTGCTAATATTCTTTTTAATGACAAAAATTATAAAGGCACATCAACTGATATTGATGGTGTATTCTTTTTAGATTCAGATATCACAAGTATTACAATAAGTTATGTTGGCTACGCAACAAAGGTTTTGATCATTGAAAATATAAAAAGCACTACAATTACACTTAAACCAATTGTGAGTGAATTAGACGAAGTTATTATTGATGGCGAAAATCCTGCTCATCGCATTATTAGACTAGCAGTTGAGAATAGAAATCTTAACAACCCTGAAAATTTAAATTCATTCACCTACAAATCTTACGATAAGGTTTTTGTAGATCTTAATGAAGATAAACCTTTGAATGACACACTTAAGAGTGTGAATTCTTTTTTTAAGGATTCATATTTTTTTATAACAGAAACTATTGCGAAACATAAATACTTAAAACCGCGATTTACTGAAGATAGTGTGATAGCCACAAGAACATCAGGATTTAAAAACCCAAATTTTGCGGTCTTAGCAAATAGTTTTCAACCATTTTCTTTTTACGAAGAATATATTTCGCTTTTTGAAACTAACTATCTAAATCCTATTTCAAAAGGGAGTACAAGGAAATATAAACTCAGATTAAAAGAAGAATATATCAAAGAAAAGGACACTGTTTTTGTTATTTCTTTTAAACCGAAAGCTAATAGAAATTTTGAAGGTTTGGAGGGTTTGCTTTACATTAATTCTAATCAATATGCTGTTGAAAGTGTTGATGCCACGACCTTCAATTCTGGGAAAATAAATTTTACAATTCAACAGAAATATAAATTTATAGAAAATAAATACTGGTTTCCTGAGCAATTGAATTTTGAAATCATTTTAGGTGATGGCATGGGTAGTTTTAAATATATAGGTAAAAGTTATCTCTCTGAAATTACGCCTAATGCTCCATTAAAAAAGTACGATTTCCCTGTAGTTTCCCTTACATTACCGGATAAAGTTGAAGGCAGAAACTCAAAATATTGGAATCAATACAGAAAAGATGCGTTAAACAAAAAAGAACTGCGAACATATGTTTTAATGGATAGTGTCGGTGAGGAAATTAAATTAGACAAAATTTTAAAATGGGCTCCTAGTTTAGCTAAGTGGCGTCTTCCTTTAAAATATGTAGATATTAACTTGAAAAAAATTATACAAACAAACCGCTTTGAAGGTGTTAGATTAGGGCTAGGCGTATACACCAATGACGATATTTTTAAACATGTTTCTATTGGTGGCTATGCAGGTTACGGTTTTAAAGACCATTCTTGGAAATATGGAGGAGAAATATTACTTAATGTTCCGGGAGAAAGAGATATTTCTATAAGCTTAAATTACAACAACGATTTGCGAGAAACTGGAAGCTACTCTGGCAATAATATTGACAATCCATTTACACAAAGGCAATGGATTGCAAGTCAAATGGATGCTATTGAATCATTTAGTCTTACATCCGAAATGAAAATTTTAAGAAACATAAATTGGTCTTTGGGATTTAATACTGCTGATGTTACACCTCTTTATGAGTACCAGTTTGTTAATACTGGGATACCAATTACCAACTATTCTAATTCTGAAATTAGTTTAGGCATAGGCTACCATGTAGATGAAGAATTAGTAAAAACATTTGGAGTTACTACAAGAATACCGAATGATGCTCCTGTATTTAATCTTATTTATTCTAGAGGATTAGAAAACACTTTTGATAGTGATTTTGGTTATAACAAACTTCGCTTTACAGTAGACCACAGTTTCTTAACTAAAGGTTTGGGTAAAACAACATATCGACTAGATTTAGGATATATTGATAGTGACCTTCCTTATGGATTATTATTTACTGGAGAAGGTAATTACGATAAGAAATTACCATATGTCGTGAAAAATTATTTTCAGACCGTTACACCTTATGAGTTTCTTTCTAATAAATACGCACATCTATTTACCACACATAATTTTGGTAGATTATTTAATAACAAAGGGTGTTTTCAGCCTGATGTACTGCTTCACAATAATTTTGGAATAGGCAGTCTTGATAATAGTTCATCACATCAAAATATTAATTTTAAAACTAAAGAAAACCTTTTTTTAGAAACAGGTTTAGAGTTACAAAATATTATTAAAATTCCTGTTCTTAATTTATATTATATGGGTTTTGGAGCTGGAGGGTTTTATCGTTATGGCTCGCATAATTTAGAAAATTTTAGAGATAATTTTGTGTTTAAGCTTTCTATGGGAATTAGTTTTAAGTAACTATTCATCCTTTAAAAACTTAATATTTCTGTCTATACCTGAAAACTTAGTCCGTTTTACAGCTGATTTTTTAAATACCTTTCTAAAGGTATCTTCAGTGATTTCTTCCCAATCTTTTTTAGTCATTGATAGTAGTTCTGGATGCGGATTAAATAAAGGCTCACTATGAGGTTTAGAAAATCGATTCCAAGGGCAAACATCTTGGCAAATATCACAACCGAACATCCAATCGTCAAATTTATCTTTAAATTCTGTTGGGATGTTTTCTTTAAGTTCTATGGTGAAATAAGAAATACATTTACTACCATCCACAACATAAGGTTCTGTAATCGCTTTGGTTGGACAAGCATCTATACATGCGGTGCAGGTTCCGCAATGATCCATAACTGGTGTGTCGCAATCTAATTCTAAATCGATAATCAATTCTGCTATAAAATAAAATGAACCAACTTGCTGTGTTAACAAATTTGAATGTTTACCAATCCAACCCAAACCAGATTTTGCCGCCCAAGCTTTGTCCAAAACTGGTGCGGAATCTACAAATGCTCTTCCATGAACTTCACCAATTTCATCTTGAATAAAATATAAGAGTGATTTTAACTTATCTTTAATTACGAAATGATAATCGGTTCCGTAAGCATATTTGGATAATTTATAAGATTCTTCATTTTGAAATTCTGAAGGATAGTAATTTAATAATAAAGACACCACACTTTTAGAGCCTTCAACAAGTAAAGTTGGATCTAAACGCTTATCGAAATGATTTTCCATATAACGCATTTGACCATGCATATTTTTATTTAACCATGCTTCTAGTCTAGGTGCCTCTTCTTCTAAAAACTCAGCTTTACTAATACCACAAGACAGAAAGCCAAGGCGTTTAGCTTCGGCTTTAATCTTTTTAGTATAAGTTTCTTTGTTCAAAATAGTTCTTAAAAGAACTAAACTACAATAATGTTTTTAATTACGCATTTACTATACTCAATGTTATAGTCTAATTACATCCTAAGTCTGAAGAGGACATATCATCTGCATTTGGAAAACAGTATCCAGATGGAAGACTCTCAGGCACGTAACGCTGTAAATTATCATCATATAAAGATGTCTCCAAGAATATTGTAAGCTGGTTAATCTCAGTTTCTGTTAAATTTAGAGGCACGAAAAGTGACGACAGTTTATCTTGAGGTACTATAGCATTTTCTGATATTGCAGTATTTTTATATTCTACAACTTCTTTTACAGTTTGAAAATTCCCACCATGTCCAAAAAACTGAACGTCTTTTAAATTATATAATTGAGGTGTTTTAAATTTATAATCATCTTCTGCATTTCCAGTAAATCCACCACGACCTTTTTTGGTTCTTTCATCTACAATAGTCGCAACTTCTGTTCCCTCTAAATCATTCATCCCAATAGCATGAAAATCCATACCATTTAATCCTGGTCCTGAATGACATGTATAACATTGTCCTTTATCAAAAAATATCCTTGCACCTGCAATTTCATCATTACCCATTGCATTATCATCACCTCTTAACCATCTTTGAAAAGGGGATTGATTTGGTAATAAAGTTCTTTCGTAAGCAGCAATGGCTAAAGCCGCATAAAGTTTAGTGTAACGTTCACTCTCGTTAATATTTGAAAATGCGTTGTCAAACAAATCTTTATATGAAGAGTTAATGATATCGTCCGCATCAATTTCTAAA
Coding sequences within:
- the ruvA gene encoding Holliday junction branch migration protein RuvA, which encodes MITHLEGKLVEKNPTDVVIDCNGVGYFINISLHTFSQIPDREHLRLYTYLQVREDSHSLYGFSSKIEREIFKLLISVSGIGANTARTMLSSLTPDQVKDGIASADVALIQSVKGIGAKTAQRVIIDLKDKVLKVYGIDELSLLPNNTNKDEALSALDVLGFNKKQSEKVVDRILQANPDALVEQIIKEALKNL
- a CDS encoding NADP-dependent malic enzyme codes for the protein MSKQSKRIEALVYHAKPTPGKIKVVPTKKYASQRDLSLAYSPGVAEPCLEIEKEVENVYKYTAKGNLVAVISNGTAVLGLGNIGPEASKPVMEGKGLLFKIFADIDVFDIEVDTEDIDTFIETVKNIAPTFGGINLEDIKAPEAFEIERRLKEELDIPVMHDDQHGTAIISAAALMNALEIAKKKIDEVRIVVSGAGAAAISCTRLYQACGAKRENIVMLDSKGIIRSDRENLTSQKAEFSTHRKIDTLDEAMEKADVFIGLSMADIVTPAMLKSMEKNPIVFAMANPNPEIKYQLALDTRDDIIMATGRSDHPNQVNNVLGFPFIFRGALDVRATKINEAMKMAAVKALSRLAKEPVPEQVNLAYNETRLTFGRDYIIPKPFDPRLIAEVPPAVAKAAMESGVAKEPIDDWDRYKDSLLERLGSDNKLVRQLLGRARTNPKRVVFAEADQLNVLKAAQIAHDEGFAHPILLGRRDTIVNLMKEIEFDADVPIIDPKSDEELERKNRYAKAYWEKRKRQGVTIYSAEKKMRERNYYAAMMVNQGDADCLVTGYSRSYPTVVKPMLELIGMAPGISRVATTNVMMTQRGPMFLSDTSINIDPTAKDLARIARMTYRVTKMFGIEPVTAMISYSNFGSSENPRAKKVGEAVDYLHKAYPEMVIDGELQTDFALNSKMLKDIFPFSKLAGHRVNTLIFPSLDAANITYKLLKELNKAESIGPIMMGMAKPVHILQLGASVDEIVNMTAVSVIDAQEREKQQQK
- a CDS encoding DUF5686 family protein — encoded protein: MKNLLLLAFVLFNLAANAQKSRKFKLVDEDNRKVIPFANILFNDKNYKGTSTDIDGVFFLDSDITSITISYVGYATKVLIIENIKSTTITLKPIVSELDEVIIDGENPAHRIIRLAVENRNLNNPENLNSFTYKSYDKVFVDLNEDKPLNDTLKSVNSFFKDSYFFITETIAKHKYLKPRFTEDSVIATRTSGFKNPNFAVLANSFQPFSFYEEYISLFETNYLNPISKGSTRKYKLRLKEEYIKEKDTVFVISFKPKANRNFEGLEGLLYINSNQYAVESVDATTFNSGKINFTIQQKYKFIENKYWFPEQLNFEIILGDGMGSFKYIGKSYLSEITPNAPLKKYDFPVVSLTLPDKVEGRNSKYWNQYRKDALNKKELRTYVLMDSVGEEIKLDKILKWAPSLAKWRLPLKYVDINLKKIIQTNRFEGVRLGLGVYTNDDIFKHVSIGGYAGYGFKDHSWKYGGEILLNVPGERDISISLNYNNDLRETGSYSGNNIDNPFTQRQWIASQMDAIESFSLTSEMKILRNINWSLGFNTADVTPLYEYQFVNTGIPITNYSNSEISLGIGYHVDEELVKTFGVTTRIPNDAPVFNLIYSRGLENTFDSDFGYNKLRFTVDHSFLTKGLGKTTYRLDLGYIDSDLPYGLLFTGEGNYDKKLPYVVKNYFQTVTPYEFLSNKYAHLFTTHNFGRLFNNKGCFQPDVLLHNNFGIGSLDNSSSHQNINFKTKENLFLETGLELQNIIKIPVLNLYYMGFGAGGFYRYGSHNLENFRDNFVFKLSMGISFK
- the queG gene encoding tRNA epoxyqueuosine(34) reductase QueG, which gives rise to MLNKETYTKKIKAEAKRLGFLSCGISKAEFLEEEAPRLEAWLNKNMHGQMRYMENHFDKRLDPTLLVEGSKSVVSLLLNYYPSEFQNEESYKLSKYAYGTDYHFVIKDKLKSLLYFIQDEIGEVHGRAFVDSAPVLDKAWAAKSGLGWIGKHSNLLTQQVGSFYFIAELIIDLELDCDTPVMDHCGTCTACIDACPTKAITEPYVVDGSKCISYFTIELKENIPTEFKDKFDDWMFGCDICQDVCPWNRFSKPHSEPLFNPHPELLSMTKKDWEEITEDTFRKVFKKSAVKRTKFSGIDRNIKFLKDE
- a CDS encoding cytochrome-c peroxidase translates to MKSLHLKSILVLIFLTLMSCNSDDDNYQNVSNHIELENRIIELFGSRAELIQPLETDFSAIPNDINNPITAAKVELGKLLYHETMIAKGANIENGMYTYSCASCHHVDAGFQSGLKQGIGDGGLGFGTFGEGRVKNPMYIEDSIDVQPIRTPTTLNVAFQKVMLWNGQFGATGPNEGTESQWAYGTPIATNNLGFEGVETQAIAGMDVHRLEIDADDIINSSYKDLFDNAFSNINESERYTKLYAALAIAAYERTLLPNQSPFQRWLRGDDNAMGNDEIAGARIFFDKGQCYTCHSGPGLNGMDFHAIGMNDLEGTEVATIVDERTKKGRGGFTGNAEDDYKFKTPQLYNLKDVQFFGHGGNFQTVKEVVEYKNTAISENAIVPQDKLSSLFVPLNLTETEINQLTIFLETSLYDDNLQRYVPESLPSGYCFPNADDMSSSDLGCN